The following coding sequences lie in one Arachis hypogaea cultivar Tifrunner chromosome 4, arahy.Tifrunner.gnm2.J5K5, whole genome shotgun sequence genomic window:
- the LOC112795175 gene encoding sucrose transport protein SUC2-like, which yields MVAGIQLVNTVQIAWLIPGYLILGVLDRWASLVWLVSAVSSSVIHPILSYYSNRATCKLRRHRPFSFAGAVAVTIAFLTIGFATDIGYAFGDNFSEKNRPRALAIFGIRLWILEISINIINALYKDFLDDLASRDQRTIRLIYTYVTFFMAVENELGYFAIFFRRFDDMLSFTVTEACHELRANVKTLSIFSILLLLFLMAVALSCVQDKPALPEEESHKREEEDDRWAVVKCIRKYSRP from the coding sequence ATGGTCGCCGGGATCCAACTTGTCAACACTGTCCAGATAGCATGGCTAATACCAGGCTACTTGATTCTCGGAGTACTGGATAGATGGGCCTCTTTGGTGTGGCTCGTCAGCGCTGTTTCTAGTTCTGTTATCCATCCAATCCTCAGTTATTACAGCAATCGAGCAACCTGTAAACTCAGGCGGCACCGTCCTTTTAGCTTTGCGGGTGCCGTTGCTGTCACCATAGCTTTTTTGACAATTGGCTTTGCCACAGACATCGGCTACGCCTTTGGAGACAACTTCTCCGAGAAAAATCGGCCACGCGCCTTAGCCATTTTTGGGATCAGATTATGGATATTGGAGATTTCGATTAACATTATCAATGCCCTCTACAAAGACTTCCTTGATGACCTTGCCAGCAGAGACCAACGGACGATTAGACTGATATACACGTACGTCACATTCTTCATGGCAGTGGAAAATGAACTAGGTTACTTTGCCATTTTTTTTAGGAGATTCGATGATATGTTGTCATTCACGGTGACAGAAGCATGCCACGAACTCCGTGCAAATGTGAAAACCTTATCAATTTTCTCGATCCTTCTTCTACTGTTCTTGATGGCTGTGGCTCTGTCTTGCGTCCAAGACAAACCGGCATTACCTGAGGAGGAGTCACATAAGAGGGAAGAGGAAGATGATAGATGGGCAGTGGTTAAATGCATCCGAAAATATTCCAGACCATAA
- the LOC112795176 gene encoding sucrose transport protein SUC9-like, translated as MLEISINMIGVCCKDFLDDLASRDQRTIRLAYTYVSFFMAVGNELGYFTIFFRKFDDILPSTVTKACHGLCANVKIISIFSILLLLFLMAVSLSYIQYKPALPKEESREREEEDDR; from the coding sequence ATGTTGGAGATTTCGATTAACATGATCGGTGTCTGCTGCAAAGACTTCCTTGATGACCTTGCCAGCAGAGACCAACGGACGATTAGACTGGCATACACATACGTCTCATTCTTCATGGCGGTGGGAAATGAACTAGGTTACTTCACCATCTTTTTTAGGAAATTCGATGATATATTACCATCCACGGTGACAAAAGCATGCCACGGGCTCTGCGCAAATGTGAAAATCATATCAATTTTTTCGATCCTTCTTCTACTGTTCTTGATGGCTGTTTCTCTGTCCTACATCCAATACAAGCCGGCATTACCTAAGGAGGAGTCACGTGAGAGGGAAGAGGAAGATGATAGATAG
- the LOC112795177 gene encoding sucrose transport protein SUC1-like: protein MLTRAVTGLMSLAVEPIGRALGGAKNLWAAENFILVGGLAMMLYITKLVKDERLECNDLTFTREPSNGIRAWVLHFFSVLVIPLAITLSVASALASIYSNENRAGKVRNELGYFAVFFRRFDDMLSFTVTKACHGLCVNVKTLSIFSILLLLFLMVVALSCVQNNLTLNEEESREREEEDDRWAVVALFSFFWYISDWMGSEVHSGEHGKLYSVAIPLYTIGYWYGARCLMLTWAVTGLMSLAVEPIGLTLGGTKNLWTAGNFILNGGFPMTLYISKLAKDERLKRNNLTFTREPSNGIQAWILCFFDVLGIFLTITLSVAPALPSIYSNESGAGKVRNELGYFAIFFRRFDDMLSFTMTKACHGLCTNVKTLSIFLILLLLFLMAVALSCVQDKPALPEQESREREEEDDRWAVVKCF, encoded by the exons ATGCTAACTCGGGCGGTTACGGGTCTTATGTCCTTGGCTGTGGAGCCCATTGGGCGAGCGCTTGGTGGCGCCAAGAACCTTTGGGCAGCtgaaaattttattcttgttggtGGCTTGGCTATGATGCTTTACATCACCAAGCTAGTTAAGGATGAAAGGCTCGAGTGCAATGATTTAACCTTTACTCGTGAGCCCTCCAACGGCATTCGGGCTTGGGTTTTGCACTTTTTCAGCGTTCTCGTCATTCCCCTTGCG ATAACATTGAGTGTCGCGTCTGCACTAGCATCCATCTACTCAAACGAGAATCGGGCAGGAAAAG TGAGAAATGAACTAGGTTACTTCGCCGTCTTCTTTAGGAGATTCGATGATATGTTGTCATTCACGGTGACAAAAGCATGCCACGGACTTTGCGTAAATGTGAAAACCTTATCAATTTTCTCGatccttcttcttctatttttgatGGTTGTGGCTCTGTCCTGCGTCCAAAACAACCTGACATTAAATGAGGAGGAGTCACGTGAGAGGGAAGAGGAAGATGATAGATGGGCAGTG GTGGCCTTGTTCTCATTCTTCTGGTACATCTCTGATTGGATGGGGAGCGAGGTGCACAGTGGGGAGCATGGAAAGCTTTACTCTGTTGCAATACCATTATATACCATAGGCTACTGGTATGGAGCTCGGTGTCTTATGCTAACTTGGGCGGTTACGGGTCTTATGTCCTTAGCTGTGGAGCCCATTGGGCTAACGCTTGGTGGCACCAAGAACCTTTGGACAGCTGGAAATTTTATTCTTAATGGTGGCTTCCCTATGACGCTTTACATCAGCAAGCTAGCTAAGGACGAGCGGCTCAAGCGCAATAATTTAACCTTTACTCGTGAGCCCTCCAACGGCATTCAGGCTTGGATCTTGTGTTTTTTCGACGTTCTCGGTATTTTTCTTacg ATAACATTGAGTGTCGCACCTGCACTACCATCCATCTACTCAAACGAGAGTGGTGCAGGAAAAG TGAGAAATGAACTGGGTTACTTCGCCATCTTTTTTAGGAGATTCGATGATATGTTGTCATTCACGATGACAAAAGCATGCCACGGGCTCTGCACAAATGTGAAAACCTTATCAATTTTCTTGatccttcttcttctattcttgatGGCTGTGGCTCTTTCCTGCGTCCAAGACAAGCCGGCATTACCTGAGCAGGAGTCACGTgagagggaagaagaagatgatagaTGGGCAGTGGTTAAATGcttttga
- the LOC140184211 gene encoding sucrose transport protein SUC1-like produces MAVVEFNLVALFWFFWYISDWMGSEVYSGEHGKLYSVAIPLYTIGYWYGARCLMLTWAVTGLMCLAVEPIGQALSGTKNLWTAANFILAGALAMTLYISKLAKDERLKRNYLTFTCEPSNGFQAWVLRFFGVLGIFLTITLSVVPALLSIYSNESGAGKETNT; encoded by the exons ATGGCGGTTGTGGAATTCAACTTGGTGGCCTTGTTCTGGTTCTTTTGGTACATCTCTGATTGGATGGGGAGCGAGGTGTACAGTGGGGAGCATGGAAAGCTTTACTCTGTTGCAATACCATTATATACCATAGGCTACTGGTATGGAGCTCGGTGTCTTATGCTAACTTGGGCGGTTACGGGTCTTATGTGCTTGGCCGTGGAGCCCATTGGGCAAGCACTTAGTGGCACCAAGAACCTTTGGACAGCTGCAAATTTTATTCTTGCTGGTGCCTTAGCTATGACGCTTTACATCAGCAAGCTAGCTAAGGACGAGCGGCTGAAGCGCAATTATTTAACCTTTACTTGTGAGCCCTCCAACGGCTTTCAGGCTTGGGTCTTGCGTTTTTTCGGTGTTCTCGGCATTTTCCTTacg ATAACATTGAGTGTCGTGCCTGCACTACTATCCATCTACTCAAACGAGAGTGGTGCAGGAAAAG AGACAAATACTTAG
- the LOC112795178 gene encoding sucrose transport protein SUC1-like has translation MAMRNELDYFAVFFRRFDDILSFTVTKACHGLCANVKTLSIFSILLLLFLMVVALSYVQEKPTLPEEESRERGEEDDRWVALFWFFWYISDWMGSDLYSGEHGKLYSVAIPLYTIGYWYGARCLLLTWAATGLMSLAVEPIGRALGGAKNLWAAGNFILAGGLAMTLYISKLAKDEQLKRNDLTFTREPSNGIQAWVLPFFGVLGIFLTITLSVALALASIYSNKSGAVKERNELGYFTIFFRRFDDMLSFTEIKACHGLCTNVKTLSIFSILLLLFLMAVALSCVQDKPALPEKESHERKKEDDRWQVVKCFWKNFGP, from the exons ATGGCAATGAGAAATGAACTGGATTACTTCGCCGTCTTCTTTAGGAGATTCGATGATATATTGTCATTCACAGTGACAAAAGCATGCCACGGGCTCTGCGCAAATGTGAAAACCTTATCAATTTTCTCGatccttcttcttctattcttgatGGTTGTGGCTCTGTCTTACGTCCAAGAGAAGCCGACATTACCTGAGGAGGAGTCACGTGAGAGGGGAGAGGAAGATGATAGATGG GTGGCCTTGTTCTGGTTCTTCTGGTACATCTCTGATTGGATGGGGAGCGACTTGTATAGTGGGGAGCATGGAAAGCTTTATTCTGTAGCAATACCATTATATACCATAGGCTACTGGTATGGAGCTCGGTGTCTTTTACTAACTTGGGCGGCTACGGGTCTTATGTCCTTGGCTGTGGAGCCGATTGGGCGAGCACTTGGTGGCGCCAAGAACCTTTGGGCAGCTGGAAATTTTATTCTTGCTGGTGGCTTGGCTATGACGCTTTACATCAGCAAGCTAGCTAAGGACGAGCAGCTTAAGCGCAATGATTTAACATTTACTCGTGAGCCCTCCAACGGCATTCAGGCTTGGGTTTTGCCTTTTTTCGGCGTTCTCGGCATTTTCCTTACg ATAACATTGAGTGTCGCGCTTGCACTAGCATCCATCTACTCAAACAAGAGTGGTGCAGTAAAAG AGAGAAATGAACTGGGTTACTTCACCATCTTCTTTAGGAGATTCGATGATATGTTGTCATTCACAGAGATAAAAGCATGCCACGGGCTCTGCACAAATGTGAAAACCTTATCAATTTTCTCGatccttcttcttctattcttgatGGCTGTTGCTCTGTCCTGCGTCCAAGACAAGCCGGCATTACCTGAGAAGGAGTCACATGAGAGGAAAAAGGAAGATGATAGATGGCAAGTGGTTAAATGCTTTTGGAAAAATTTCGGACCATGA